A window of Blastocatellia bacterium contains these coding sequences:
- the nuoK gene encoding NADH-quinone oxidoreductase subunit NuoK — translation MSLLINFLLQTQEVVPTSVTERLTQGLFNVNINNFLVLSVLLFTIGVAGVLTRRNVIVIFMSIELILNAVNINLVAFSRYWFLQTPNASNIYLGEIFTLFVIVIAAAEAVIGLGIVIAFYRNRETISVDEIDLLKL, via the coding sequence ATGTCATTATTAATAAATTTCTTATTACAAACTCAAGAAGTTGTTCCAACTAGCGTAACGGAACGACTTACGCAGGGTCTTTTTAATGTTAATATCAATAATTTTTTAGTTTTGAGTGTGCTGCTTTTTACTATTGGCGTTGCTGGAGTTTTGACTAGACGAAATGTAATTGTAATCTTTATGTCTATCGAACTAATACTTAATGCTGTAAATATTAATTTAGTTGCCTTTTCTCGCTACTGGTTTTTACAAACACCAAACGCAAGTAATATTTATTTAGGCGAAATATTTACTTTATTTGTGATTGTAATTGCTGCGGCTGAAGCCGTTATTGGACTAGGTATTGTTATTGCGTTTTATCGTAATCGAGAGACTATTTCAGTAGATGAAATAGACCTTCTTAAGCTATAA
- a CDS encoding NADH-quinone oxidoreductase subunit J: MKLTGIEAVLFYLLAVVAVLFAIFMITARNAVHSALLLISTLVATAGIYLLLHAEFIAGVQILVYVGGVLVLFIFVIMLVNVKEEDKKVFTNQFLLGGLMTFLLALGMISILLQTQKANLFGYGQASEAKQERVQNSPNIVGSHNISQNTIKIGQELYTKYMLPFEIASLVLLVAIIGAIRLGRERKQEKIYD, translated from the coding sequence ATGAAATTAACAGGCATAGAAGCAGTGCTTTTTTATTTACTTGCCGTAGTAGCAGTGTTGTTTGCTATCTTTATGATCACTGCTCGCAATGCTGTTCATAGTGCATTGCTGTTAATTTCAACTTTGGTTGCAACTGCTGGAATTTACCTTCTTTTACATGCAGAATTTATTGCTGGAGTGCAGATTTTAGTTTATGTTGGTGGGGTTTTGGTACTTTTTATTTTTGTGATAATGCTAGTAAATGTAAAAGAAGAGGACAAAAAAGTTTTTACCAATCAATTTTTATTAGGTGGGTTAATGACTTTTTTACTTGCCCTAGGAATGATTAGCATTTTGCTGCAAACACAAAAAGCTAATCTTTTTGGCTATGGTCAAGCTAGCGAAGCAAAACAAGAAAGAGTGCAAAACAGCCCCAATATTGTTGGTAGCCATAATATTTCACAAAATACAATTAAAATTGGGCAAGAACTTTATACAAAATATATGCTGCCTTTTGAAATTGCTTCTTTAGTCCTGCTTGTTGCAATTATTGGGGCTATAAGACTAGGAAGAGAACGTAAACAAGAAAAAATTTATGATTAG
- the nuoH gene encoding NADH-quinone oxidoreductase subunit NuoH translates to MQLLLQAAPTWFTSLPIIRDRIDPLVTHYFLWPLVQIAIVFFVVLTLVAYLTLAERKISAWIQVRIGPNRVGPQGILQPLADGLKLLIKEDLIPLNADKTVFAIAPIISLVAALIVLAVIPWGAAWATISNIDIGLLFILAVSSLGILGIILGGWASNSKFALLGALRSSAQMVSYEVAMGLSLIGCLMFTKTLALQDTVIAQEQLHIWIVLFQPLGFLIYLISGIAETNRAPFDLPEAESELVAGFHTEYSGFRFSIFFIAEYTNMLIISAIGVTMFLGGWYLPGLSYLLTPGSTLFVIISVLVFFTKTLTLLYVFFWLRWSLPRYRYDQLMELGWKWMVPAGLANIILTAIIFVIAQELGFISSQLNAIAITTAGYIFLILTAFVVTVPVTWIILGQINQRSRDFNLREAESLPINRSVKGVNKDSTTV, encoded by the coding sequence ATGCAACTTCTGTTACAAGCCGCGCCAACCTGGTTTACTAGTCTGCCGATTATTCGAGATCGGATTGATCCGCTAGTGACACATTATTTTTTATGGCCGCTAGTACAAATTGCTATTGTATTTTTTGTTGTTCTTACACTGGTTGCTTATCTAACTTTAGCGGAAAGAAAAATTAGTGCCTGGATTCAGGTTAGAATCGGCCCTAATCGTGTTGGGCCACAGGGGATTTTACAACCTCTTGCTGATGGTCTTAAATTATTGATAAAAGAAGATCTTATTCCTCTTAATGCTGATAAAACAGTTTTTGCTATTGCTCCAATAATTTCTTTAGTTGCTGCATTAATAGTTTTAGCTGTAATTCCTTGGGGGGCAGCCTGGGCAACAATTTCCAATATTGATATTGGACTTTTATTTATTTTAGCTGTGTCTTCCTTAGGAATACTAGGTATTATTCTGGGTGGTTGGGCTTCTAACAGTAAATTTGCTTTGTTGGGTGCTTTGCGTTCTTCGGCACAAATGGTTAGCTATGAAGTAGCGATGGGGCTTTCTTTAATCGGATGTCTAATGTTTACTAAGACTTTAGCACTTCAAGACACTGTAATTGCACAAGAACAACTTCATATTTGGATTGTTTTATTTCAACCTTTAGGATTTTTGATCTACCTAATTAGTGGAATTGCTGAAACCAATCGCGCACCTTTTGACTTACCAGAAGCAGAATCAGAACTTGTAGCAGGTTTTCATACAGAATATAGCGGTTTTCGATTTTCAATATTTTTTATTGCCGAATACACCAATATGCTAATAATTTCAGCTATTGGGGTGACAATGTTTTTAGGTGGTTGGTATTTGCCTGGTCTAAGCTATTTGTTAACACCTGGCAGCACACTTTTTGTAATTATTTCTGTTTTAGTATTTTTTACTAAAACTTTAACTTTACTTTATGTATTTTTCTGGTTACGTTGGAGTTTGCCACGCTATCGTTATGATCAGTTAATGGAACTTGGTTGGAAATGGATGGTTCCAGCCGGTTTAGCTAATATTATTTTAACTGCAATTATTTTTGTGATTGCTCAAGAACTAGGCTTTATTAGTTCACAACTTAATGCTATAGCAATTACAACGGCAGGATATATATTTTTAATTCTTACAGCTTTTGTTGTTACAGTACCAGTAACTTGGATAATCTTAGGGCAAATTAATCAACGCTCAAGGGATTTTAATTTACGTGAAGCCGAAAGCTTACCAATAAATAGATCTGTTAAAGGAGTAAATAAAGACTCTACAACGGTCTAA
- a CDS encoding NADH-quinone oxidoreductase subunit D codes for MDSSEMVLSMGPQHPATHGVLRIILKLDGETVTDLDCDIGYLHRGVEKICEHRNYSMIAPYFDRTDYIAAVSNGLCYVETVEKALNLEIPQRAQYLRVILTEFNRLSSHLLWLATHALDIGAVTVFLWAFREREEVLKIFENFFGARLTCHAFRIGGMSYDAYEGFAEQVKSFCKTFPERLAEYETMLSNNRIWLSRTVGVGIISAESAIDIGLTGPVLRASGVDWDIRKAHPYECYADLDFDIPYGENGDTYDRYLVRMEEMRQSRRIILQALEKLPEGLIMAEKTPKVIKPPIGEYYHSVEGPKGELGIYLVSDGSTQPARLRIRPPSFINLQALRQMAVGHLYADVVAIIGTLDIVLGEIDR; via the coding sequence ATTGATAGTAGCGAAATGGTCTTAAGCATGGGGCCACAACATCCGGCTACACATGGAGTTTTAAGAATTATCTTAAAACTAGATGGCGAGACGGTTACAGACCTGGATTGTGATATTGGTTATTTACATCGCGGAGTAGAAAAAATTTGCGAGCATCGAAACTACTCAATGATTGCTCCTTATTTTGACCGTACCGATTATATTGCGGCTGTATCCAATGGGCTTTGTTATGTTGAAACGGTAGAAAAAGCCTTAAATTTAGAAATTCCACAAAGAGCGCAGTACCTAAGAGTTATACTGACAGAGTTTAATAGACTTTCTAGCCATTTACTTTGGCTTGCAACACATGCTTTAGATATTGGAGCAGTGACAGTTTTTCTTTGGGCGTTTCGTGAGCGAGAAGAAGTCTTAAAGATTTTTGAAAATTTTTTTGGCGCACGTTTGACTTGTCATGCTTTTCGTATTGGCGGAATGAGCTATGATGCTTATGAGGGCTTTGCTGAACAAGTAAAAAGCTTTTGTAAAACGTTTCCAGAACGGCTAGCCGAATATGAAACAATGCTTAGTAATAATAGGATTTGGCTAAGTCGGACGGTTGGAGTTGGAATTATTTCGGCAGAATCAGCAATAGACATTGGGTTAACTGGGCCGGTGCTTCGTGCCTCTGGTGTTGATTGGGATATCCGCAAAGCACATCCTTATGAGTGCTATGCAGATCTAGATTTTGACATCCCTTATGGTGAGAATGGCGACACATATGATCGTTATTTGGTAAGAATGGAAGAGATGCGACAATCTCGACGAATTATTTTGCAGGCACTAGAAAAACTACCTGAAGGTTTAATAATGGCAGAAAAAACGCCTAAAGTAATTAAACCACCTATTGGAGAGTATTATCATTCGGTTGAAGGGCCAAAAGGCGAATTAGGAATTTATTTAGTTAGTGATGGCTCAACTCAGCCAGCAAGATTAAGGATTCGTCCACCTTCTTTTATAAATTTACAAGCTTTAAGACAAATGGCTGTAGGTCATTTATATGCTGATGTTGTAGCTATTATTGGTACTTTAGATATTGTGCTAGGTGAGATTGATAGATAA
- a CDS encoding NADH-quinone oxidoreductase subunit C, translated as MTTENNKPSDQVGVDKHPSEISVKKLPRRAASAMPVTEITNDNLIDLLKKKFGKALLSANEINSQQVLKVEKSKLIEILFYLRDNETVAFNMLTDLTAVHFTDREEYPFEIVYQLYSIAAKRRLRVKVDLKDEETLQTVSNIWGTANWLEREVYDLFGIRFDEHPDLRRILLPNGWVGHPLRKEYPLEYRDNEWIADNLQIRDIPTEGDFTGKFE; from the coding sequence ATGACTACAGAAAATAATAAACCTAGTGACCAAGTTGGAGTAGATAAACATCCTAGCGAAATATCTGTTAAGAAACTTCCTAGACGTGCCGCTAGTGCAATGCCTGTAACAGAAATAACCAATGATAATTTAATAGATTTATTAAAAAAGAAATTTGGCAAGGCTTTACTCTCAGCAAATGAAATAAATAGTCAACAGGTCTTAAAAGTAGAAAAATCAAAATTAATAGAAATCCTATTTTACTTACGTGATAATGAGACAGTAGCTTTTAATATGCTAACTGACCTTACAGCAGTTCATTTTACAGATAGAGAAGAATATCCCTTTGAAATTGTCTATCAGCTTTATTCAATTGCTGCAAAACGTCGATTGCGTGTTAAAGTTGACTTAAAAGATGAAGAAACCCTTCAAACAGTAAGTAATATTTGGGGGACGGCTAATTGGCTAGAACGGGAAGTTTATGATTTATTTGGTATTAGATTTGATGAGCATCCAGATTTAAGAAGGATTTTACTGCCTAATGGTTGGGTAGGGCATCCGCTAAGAAAAGAATATCCATTAGAATATAGAGATAATGAATGGATAGCAGACAACTTACAAATTAGAGATATTCCAACAGAAGGCGACTTTACTGGTAAATTTGAATAA
- a CDS encoding restriction endonuclease subunit S: MFGDPVSNPKGFLQKSLGELIKLKSGSFLPEKDFGTDGIYPVYGGNGISGYHDKYMFEQPMIVIGRVGFYCGSIHITPKHCWVTDNALYISEKDTRLKQIYLATVLKAIKLNDYAGRSAQPLISASRIYPILISVPPNELQEEYSRNALKLKKENNFFQLSQKQLDFFSPSNNGRFLGNSSRNRPTRNWTRWQMKKNRGK, translated from the coding sequence ATGTTTGGCGATCCGGTGAGCAATCCGAAGGGGTTTTTACAAAAATCCCTTGGAGAACTTATAAAGCTAAAAAGTGGAAGCTTTCTTCCAGAAAAAGATTTTGGAACAGATGGAATTTATCCTGTCTATGGCGGGAATGGTATAAGTGGCTATCATGATAAATACATGTTTGAACAACCAATGATTGTAATAGGGCGCGTTGGTTTTTATTGTGGCTCCATCCACATTACTCCAAAACACTGTTGGGTTACAGATAATGCTTTGTATATATCCGAAAAAGACACAAGATTAAAGCAAATTTACTTAGCTACTGTTTTAAAAGCAATAAAATTAAACGATTATGCAGGACGTTCTGCACAACCATTAATTTCAGCTAGTAGAATTTATCCTATCCTTATTTCTGTCCCTCCTAACGAACTACAAGAAGAATATTCAAGAAATGCACTAAAATTGAAAAAAGAAAACAACTTTTTTCAATTATCTCAAAAACAACTTGATTTTTTCTCTCCCTCCAACAACGGGCGTTTTCTGGGGAACTCTTCGCGCAACAGGCCAACGAGGAATTGGACAAGGTGGCAAATGAAGAAAAACCGGGGCAAATGA
- the tnpA gene encoding IS200/IS605 family transposase, with product MGQTLTNLTIHIVFSTKKRIPMIKPEIKNDLMAYLGGVVQEYKATPIIINGMSDHVHMLVEIPANISVSELMRFVKSNSSRWLNKTYAPTAKFIWQDGFGAFSVSKSAIETVINYIKNQEIHHQKKSFQDEFIAFLEKYQIDYDSRYIWD from the coding sequence ATGGGACAAACTCTAACTAACCTAACCATACATATAGTTTTTAGCACAAAAAAACGCATCCCAATGATTAAACCTGAAATAAAAAACGATTTGATGGCTTATCTAGGCGGAGTGGTACAAGAGTATAAAGCTACACCTATAATAATTAATGGCATGTCCGACCATGTTCATATGTTAGTAGAAATCCCTGCTAATATCTCAGTTTCCGAACTTATGCGGTTTGTAAAATCTAATTCATCTCGTTGGTTAAATAAAACTTATGCTCCTACAGCAAAGTTTATTTGGCAAGATGGCTTTGGAGCTTTTAGCGTTAGTAAATCAGCTATAGAAACTGTTATTAATTACATCAAAAACCAAGAAATACACCACCAGAAAAAATCTTTTCAAGATGAATTTATTGCTTTTTTAGAAAAATACCAGATTGATTATGACTCTCGTTATATTTGGGATTAA